From a region of the Sander lucioperca isolate FBNREF2018 chromosome 8, SLUC_FBN_1.2, whole genome shotgun sequence genome:
- the lmo7a gene encoding LIM domain only protein 7 isoform X3, protein MEWRQQSTVSYDEAYLEAQRWIEAVTKKTFGSDDFRSALENGVLLCDLINKIKPGIIKRVNRLPTPIAGLDNLNVFLTACGKLGLKEAQLFHPGDLQDLSTRVTVKHQETNRRLKNVLITIYWLGRRAQCERFYDGPYLNFKAFEGLLGTALYKALQESSSQKGSNVRDSGFGDSWYSEREELFHLREGGGGGHRRDDSLDSLDSLGSRPQSISSETTLKGSSEGCCSDTEADSVFRMAENKDSLSYRRSLIITPKASSQFNQFLPTKDKASGYVPAPLRKKRAERNEDSRRSWANPTYTEDEGTLTRQQQMQESIDGSKSTSDIQIDPTVIQQVRYEELQKYRERIKSTEDKWQDDLSKWKNRRRSVNSDIVKKKEEREKIEEITYSGNRRSKTFKEMQEERENKGKNSIGGRLASLSYLDDDNIFDTPVITPRTRTFPARSYTIDTPYYSSEPLEPSRKEAEPPAASPATGRAASPPTSMEVDIVDSPAGRDATTTITSTITPTSRSFFHSSQSPAAAAAAAAPLQRSPVSERTGTVKTEETTTTVSSSSSLQKVPEPRPSLLRTQTEVGAPSSGSLYKQKPKPSSMEPKPPGVSQVSASLPRSYQRSDSARLTSVITPRPFGTQSSRLTSLPRAATTDDSQKRVNGDATVSKKSSVPSRYHQFMTSEDETRSQSSSAHSSEEEEEEEEEKEDKTTAKSITSTQSVSPVPPQIKSEAPVSAAPAKETSQENYCEMRISLNQKPNSSRDFGFQAAWDSTGARITSIQLGSPAEMCQLQVGDEVLTVNGHQVAEMSYPDWKSCMEEALQEGSLIMDIRHHGKNNWDRDQPSLPFKSHKTINLTSTDPILLGSPDKNTVSSSLDFTSRTSMEKLPSKEAPAHPVIDVASNGVNGGFREQSVTMRNKESEPISLKNLKRRSEFFEKGGSESAMPDIPVPSIIPSSSRWSWDPEEERKRQEKWQKEQERLLQEKYKRDQEKLQEEWMKAQQEVAESVHQEEPGSLEVIRHSISPLPSLSTVNQPTSPPWQEEERKRKEEQERQKQAEEQERQRQAEERRKREEEERELQRLQEERERKERQEEEERKMREEEELMWQRRREEERKEERRRQEAAEQQRRERERAFEQQQQWADGSHGFANVQSSLSFTDRTKSKSSPQLDEEEKPQRKGVYVQPGGMAHWLLEEQLRSARDKQAQSQRAASELETERRNILNAMRYREPERVTGSTLGDKRSQQSVSQAEQERQQILNEMKKKTPLLMDKSWIRERSSTTSTIQESDVPPMRRGESLDNLDASYNSWRSSWTPRSNSHIPNYTRPHSALSGSTSFYGGGLGAQRPGSSTLPSSSSMGSLRGGAGTPSSPWSRQSLSPSPSSPSPTTSPEPTSSEAGAPEQRSRSVSGRKICTFCDTALGKGAAMIIESLGLCYHLGCFKCIDCKSDLGGSEAGAEVRIRNKQLYCNTCYMRFKAGQPTSM, encoded by the exons GTACTGATCACAATTTACTGGCTTGGTAGAAGAGCTCAGTGTGAACGTTTCTACGATGGACCTTACCTGAATTTTAAGGCATTTGAGGGCTTATTGGGAACAGCGCTATACAAG GCTCTGCAGGAATCGTCCAGTCAGAAAGGCAGCAACGTCAGAGACAGCGGTTTTGGAGATAGCTGGTACTCAGAGCGAGAGGAGCTCTTCCAtctgagagaaggaggaggaggaggacacaggAGAGACGACTCCCTTGACAGCTTGGACTCTTTGGGCTCCCGACCCCAGAGCATCTCATCTGAAACCACTCTTAAAGGAAGCAGCGAGG GTTGTTGTAGTGACACTGAAGCAGACTCTGTCTTCAGGATGGCTGAGAACAAGGACAGTTTGAGTTACCGACGGTCACTAATCATCACACCCAAGGCCAGCTCCCAGTTTAACCAGTTCCTGCCCACTAAAGACAAAGCCTCAGGCTACGTGCCTGCTCCACTAAGAAAGAAACGGGCCGAACGCAATGAGGACAGCCGGCGCAGCTGGGCCAACCCCACATACACAGAGGATGAAGGCACACTCACCAG ACAGCAGCAAATGCAAGAGAGTATCGACGG GAGTAAATCAACAAGCGATATCCAGATCGACCCCACCGTCATCCAGCAGGTTCGTTACGAAGAGCTGCAGAAGTATCGTGAGCGGATAAAGTCAACTGAGGATAAGTGGCAGGAT GACCTGAGCAAATGGAAAAACCGGCGCAGGAGTGTCAACTCTGATATAGTGAAGAAGAAAGAGGAACGGGAGAAGATAGAGGAGATCACATACAGCGGCAACAGAAGGTCTAAGACCTTCAAGGAGATGCAAGAGGAGAG AGAAAATAAAGGAAAGAACAGCATTGGCGGTCGTCTCGCATCTCTGTCTTACCTGGACGACGACAACATATTTGATACACCTGTCATTACCCCACGTACCCGGACCTTTCCTGCCAGGAGCTACACTATTGACACTCCTTACTATTCCTCTGAACCGCTTGAGCCTTCTCGGAAAGAGGCCGAACCCCCTGCTGCCTCCCCAGCGACTGGCAGGGCCGCTTCCCCTCCCACCTCAATGGAAGTTGACATTGTGGACAGTCCTGCAGGCAGAGACGCCACAACCACCATCACTTCCACCATCACTCCCACCAGCCGCAGCTTTTTCCACAGCTCCCagtctccagcagcagcagcagcagcagcagcacctttACAGAGGAGTCCAGTCTCAGAACGCACCGGCACAGTCAAGACAGAGGAGACCACAACCACAGTCTCCTCTTCTAGCTCCCTACAAAAGGTGCCCGAGCCAAGGCCCTCATTGTTGCGCACACAGACTGAGGTGGGGGCCCCCTCCTCTGGTTCTCTGTACAAACAAAAACCCAAGCCCAGCTCAATGGAACCCAAGCCTCCTGGGGTGTCTCAGGTTTCCGCATCCCTTCCCAGGAGCTACCAGAGATCGGATAGCGCACGTCTGACCTCAGTTATCACACCAAGGCCCTTCGGGACCCAGTCATCCCGCCTCACCTCACTTCCCCGAGCTGCTACA ACGGACGACTCTCAGAAGCGTGTCAACGGCGACGCCACTGTTTCTAAGAAGTCGTCGGTGCCGAGCCGCTATCACCAGTTCATGACCTCTGAGGACGAGACTCGCTCTCAGTCCAGCTCAGCCCACAGcagtgaggaggaagaggaggaggaggaggagaaagaagacAAGACCACAGCGAAGAGCATCACCTCTACTCAGAGTGTCTCACCTGTCCCTCCTCAGATCAAGAGTGAAGCTCCAGTCAGTGCTGCTCCAGCCAAAGAAACCAGCCAG GAGAACTACTGTGAGATGCGGATCAGCTTGAACCAGAAGCCCAACAGCAGCAGAGACTTTGGCTTCCAGGCGGCCTGGGACTCGACAGGAGCTCGCATCACGTCCATCCAGCTAG GCAGCCCGGCAGAGATGTGCCAGCTTCAGGTCGGAGATGAGGTGTTAACGGTAAACGGGCACCAGGTGGCAGAAATGAGCTACCCAGACTGGAAGTCCTGCATGGAGGAGGCTCTGCAGGAGGGCAGTCTAATCATGGATATACGCCATCATGGCAAGAACA ACTGGGACAGAGATCAACCTTCCCTGccatttaaaagccataagaccATCAATCTGACCAGTACGGATCCGATACTTCTAGGTTCCCCTGACAAAAACACTGTCAGCTCCAGCCTGGATTTCACCTCACGCACTTCCATGGAAAAGCTGCCATCCAAAGAGGCCCCCGCCCATCCAGTCATC GACGTGGCTTCAAACGGAGTTAATGGAGGTTTCCGTGAACAGTCGGTGACGATGAGGAACAAAG AGTCAGAACCCATATCTTTGAAAAACTTAAAACGGAGGTCAGAGTTTTttgaaaaag gAGGATCAGAGTCTGCAATGCCAGAT ATACCTGTTCCTTCAATCATTCCTTCTTCCAGCCGCTGGTCCTGGGACCCAGAGGAGGAGCGCAAAAGACAAGAGAAATGGCAGAAGGAGCAGGAGCGCCTCCTACAG GAGAAATATAAGCGCGACCAGGAGAAGTTGCAGGAGGAGTGGATGAAGGCTCAGCAGGAGGTTGCCGAGAGCGTACACCAAGAAGAg CCTGGCAGCCTGGAGGTGATCAGACACAGCATCAGCCCACTCCCGTCCCTCTCTACCGTCAACCAGCCCACCTCTCCTCCGTggcaagaggaagagagaaagaggaaggaggagcAGGAGCGCCAGAAGCAGGCGGAGGAGCAGGAGCGCCAGAGGCAggcggaggagaggaggaagagggaagaggaggagcgGGAGCTGCAGCGTCtccaggaggagagagagaggaaagaaaggcaggaggaggaggagaggaagatgagggaggaggaagagctgatgtggcagaggaggagagaggaggagaggaaggaggagaggaggcggCAGGAAGCTGCAGAGCAACAGCGCAGAGAGCGGGAGAGAGCCttcgagcagcagcagcagtg GGCTGATGGCTCCCATGGCTTTGCCAATGTCCAGTCGTCACTGTCCTTTACAGACAG GACAAAATCTAAATCATCTCCCCAGCttgatgaagaagaaaaacctcAGAGAAAAG GTGTGTATGTGCAGCCGGGGGGCATGGCTCACTGGCTGCTGGAAGAGCAGCTGAGGAGTGCACGTGACAAACAGGCCCAGAGTCAGCGGGCTGCATCAGAGCTAGAGACGGAGAGGAGAAACATCCTCAATGCCATGAGATACAGAGAGCCGGAAAGAG TGACGGGCAGTACATTGGGTGATAAAAGGAGTCAGCAGTCCGTGTCGCAGGCAGAGCAGGAGCGGCAGCAGATCCTGAACgagatgaagaagaagactccgtTGCTGATGGACAAAAGCTGGATCCGCGAGCGCTCCTCCACCACCAGCACGATCCAGGAGTCTGACGTGCCACCCATGCGCAG AGGTGAGTCTCTTGACAACTTGGACGCCTCATATAATTCCTGGCGCTCATCATGGACACCCAGAAGCAACTCTCACATCCCAAACTACACTCGGCCTCACTCTGCCCTCTCTGGCAGCACTTCCTTTTACGGTGGTGGGTTGGGGGCCCAGCGGCCCGGCTCCTCCACTctgccttcctcctcctccatggGCTCCCTCCGAGGTGGCGCAGGAACCCCCTCATCCCCTTGGTCCCGGCAGTCGCTATCCCCCTCACCCTCCTCTCCGTCACCCACCACCTCTCCAGAGCCCACATCTTCTGAGGCTGGCGCCCCCGAGCAACGGAGCAG GTCAGTGAGTGGCAGGAAAATCTGTACGTTCTGTGACACCGCACTGGGAAAGGGAGCAGCCATGATCATCGAGTCACTTGGGCTCTGTTATCATTTGGGCTGTTTTAAG TGTATCGACTGTAAGTCGGACCTGGGAGGATCGGAAGCCGGGGCTGAAGTCAGAATACGAAACAAGCAGCTGTACTGTAACACCTGCTACATGCGATTCAAAG ctggCCAGCCAACCTCTATGTGA
- the lmo7a gene encoding LIM domain only protein 7 isoform X9 yields MEWRQQSTVSYDEAYLEAQRWIEAVTKKTFGSDDFRSALENGVLLCDLINKIKPGIIKRVNRLPTPIAGLDNLNVFLTACGKLGLKEAQLFHPGDLQDLSTRVTVKHQETNRRLKNVLITIYWLGRRAQCERFYDGPYLNFKAFEGLLGTALYKALQESSSQKGSNVRDSGFGDSWYSEREELFHLREGGGGGHRRDDSLDSLDSLGSRPQSISSETTLKGSSEGCCSDTEADSVFRMAENKDSLSYRRSLIITPKASSQFNQFLPTKDKASGYVPAPLRKKRAERNEDSRRSWANPTYTEDEGTLTRQQQMQESIDGSKSTSDIQIDPTVIQQVRYEELQKYRERIKSTEDKWQDDLSKWKNRRRSVNSDIVKKKEEREKIEEITYSGNRRSKTFKEMQEERENKGKNSIGGRLASLSYLDDDNIFDTPVITPRTRTFPARSYTIDTPYYSSEPLEPSRKEAEPPAASPATGRAASPPTSMEVDIVDSPAGRDATTTITSTITPTSRSFFHSSQSPAAAAAAAAPLQRSPVSERTGTVKTEETTTTVSSSSSLQKVPEPRPSLLRTQTEVGAPSSGSLYKQKPKPSSMEPKPPGVSQVSASLPRSYQRSDSARLTSVITPRPFGTQSSRLTSLPRAATTDDSQKRVNGDATVSKKSSVPSRYHQFMTSEDETRSQSSSAHSSEEEEEEEEEKEDKTTAKSITSTQSVSPVPPQIKSEAPVSAAPAKETSQENYCEMRISLNQKPNSSRDFGFQAAWDSTGARITSIQLGSPAEMCQLQVGDEVLTVNGHQVAEMSYPDWKSCMEEALQEGSLIMDIRHHGKNSSPDKNTVSSSLDFTSRTSMEKLPSKEAPAHPVIDVASNGVNGGFREQSVTMRNKESEPISLKNLKRRSEFFEKGGSESAMPDIPVPSIIPSSSRWSWDPEEERKRQEKWQKEQERLLQEKYKRDQEKLQEEWMKAQQEVAESVHQEEPGSLEVIRHSISPLPSLSTVNQPTSPPWQEEERKRKEEQERQKQAEEQERQRQAEERRKREEEERELQRLQEERERKERQEEEERKMREEEELMWQRRREEERKEERRRQEAAEQQRRERERAFEQQQQWADGSHGFANVQSSLSFTDRTKSKSSPQLDEEEKPQRKGVYVQPGGMAHWLLEEQLRSARDKQAQSQRAASELETERRNILNAMRYREPERVTGSTLGDKRSQQSVSQAEQERQQILNEMKKKTPLLMDKSWIRERSSTTSTIQESDVPPMRRGESLDNLDASYNSWRSSWTPRSNSHIPNYTRPHSALSGSTSFYGGGLGAQRPGSSTLPSSSSMGSLRGGAGTPSSPWSRQSLSPSPSSPSPTTSPEPTSSEAGAPEQRSRSVSGRKICTFCDTALGKGAAMIIESLGLCYHLGCFKCIDCKSDLGGSEAGAEVRIRNKQLYCNTCYMRFKAGQPTSM; encoded by the exons GTACTGATCACAATTTACTGGCTTGGTAGAAGAGCTCAGTGTGAACGTTTCTACGATGGACCTTACCTGAATTTTAAGGCATTTGAGGGCTTATTGGGAACAGCGCTATACAAG GCTCTGCAGGAATCGTCCAGTCAGAAAGGCAGCAACGTCAGAGACAGCGGTTTTGGAGATAGCTGGTACTCAGAGCGAGAGGAGCTCTTCCAtctgagagaaggaggaggaggaggacacaggAGAGACGACTCCCTTGACAGCTTGGACTCTTTGGGCTCCCGACCCCAGAGCATCTCATCTGAAACCACTCTTAAAGGAAGCAGCGAGG GTTGTTGTAGTGACACTGAAGCAGACTCTGTCTTCAGGATGGCTGAGAACAAGGACAGTTTGAGTTACCGACGGTCACTAATCATCACACCCAAGGCCAGCTCCCAGTTTAACCAGTTCCTGCCCACTAAAGACAAAGCCTCAGGCTACGTGCCTGCTCCACTAAGAAAGAAACGGGCCGAACGCAATGAGGACAGCCGGCGCAGCTGGGCCAACCCCACATACACAGAGGATGAAGGCACACTCACCAG ACAGCAGCAAATGCAAGAGAGTATCGACGG GAGTAAATCAACAAGCGATATCCAGATCGACCCCACCGTCATCCAGCAGGTTCGTTACGAAGAGCTGCAGAAGTATCGTGAGCGGATAAAGTCAACTGAGGATAAGTGGCAGGAT GACCTGAGCAAATGGAAAAACCGGCGCAGGAGTGTCAACTCTGATATAGTGAAGAAGAAAGAGGAACGGGAGAAGATAGAGGAGATCACATACAGCGGCAACAGAAGGTCTAAGACCTTCAAGGAGATGCAAGAGGAGAG AGAAAATAAAGGAAAGAACAGCATTGGCGGTCGTCTCGCATCTCTGTCTTACCTGGACGACGACAACATATTTGATACACCTGTCATTACCCCACGTACCCGGACCTTTCCTGCCAGGAGCTACACTATTGACACTCCTTACTATTCCTCTGAACCGCTTGAGCCTTCTCGGAAAGAGGCCGAACCCCCTGCTGCCTCCCCAGCGACTGGCAGGGCCGCTTCCCCTCCCACCTCAATGGAAGTTGACATTGTGGACAGTCCTGCAGGCAGAGACGCCACAACCACCATCACTTCCACCATCACTCCCACCAGCCGCAGCTTTTTCCACAGCTCCCagtctccagcagcagcagcagcagcagcagcacctttACAGAGGAGTCCAGTCTCAGAACGCACCGGCACAGTCAAGACAGAGGAGACCACAACCACAGTCTCCTCTTCTAGCTCCCTACAAAAGGTGCCCGAGCCAAGGCCCTCATTGTTGCGCACACAGACTGAGGTGGGGGCCCCCTCCTCTGGTTCTCTGTACAAACAAAAACCCAAGCCCAGCTCAATGGAACCCAAGCCTCCTGGGGTGTCTCAGGTTTCCGCATCCCTTCCCAGGAGCTACCAGAGATCGGATAGCGCACGTCTGACCTCAGTTATCACACCAAGGCCCTTCGGGACCCAGTCATCCCGCCTCACCTCACTTCCCCGAGCTGCTACA ACGGACGACTCTCAGAAGCGTGTCAACGGCGACGCCACTGTTTCTAAGAAGTCGTCGGTGCCGAGCCGCTATCACCAGTTCATGACCTCTGAGGACGAGACTCGCTCTCAGTCCAGCTCAGCCCACAGcagtgaggaggaagaggaggaggaggaggagaaagaagacAAGACCACAGCGAAGAGCATCACCTCTACTCAGAGTGTCTCACCTGTCCCTCCTCAGATCAAGAGTGAAGCTCCAGTCAGTGCTGCTCCAGCCAAAGAAACCAGCCAG GAGAACTACTGTGAGATGCGGATCAGCTTGAACCAGAAGCCCAACAGCAGCAGAGACTTTGGCTTCCAGGCGGCCTGGGACTCGACAGGAGCTCGCATCACGTCCATCCAGCTAG GCAGCCCGGCAGAGATGTGCCAGCTTCAGGTCGGAGATGAGGTGTTAACGGTAAACGGGCACCAGGTGGCAGAAATGAGCTACCCAGACTGGAAGTCCTGCATGGAGGAGGCTCTGCAGGAGGGCAGTCTAATCATGGATATACGCCATCATGGCAAGAACA GTTCCCCTGACAAAAACACTGTCAGCTCCAGCCTGGATTTCACCTCACGCACTTCCATGGAAAAGCTGCCATCCAAAGAGGCCCCCGCCCATCCAGTCATC GACGTGGCTTCAAACGGAGTTAATGGAGGTTTCCGTGAACAGTCGGTGACGATGAGGAACAAAG AGTCAGAACCCATATCTTTGAAAAACTTAAAACGGAGGTCAGAGTTTTttgaaaaag gAGGATCAGAGTCTGCAATGCCAGAT ATACCTGTTCCTTCAATCATTCCTTCTTCCAGCCGCTGGTCCTGGGACCCAGAGGAGGAGCGCAAAAGACAAGAGAAATGGCAGAAGGAGCAGGAGCGCCTCCTACAG GAGAAATATAAGCGCGACCAGGAGAAGTTGCAGGAGGAGTGGATGAAGGCTCAGCAGGAGGTTGCCGAGAGCGTACACCAAGAAGAg CCTGGCAGCCTGGAGGTGATCAGACACAGCATCAGCCCACTCCCGTCCCTCTCTACCGTCAACCAGCCCACCTCTCCTCCGTggcaagaggaagagagaaagaggaaggaggagcAGGAGCGCCAGAAGCAGGCGGAGGAGCAGGAGCGCCAGAGGCAggcggaggagaggaggaagagggaagaggaggagcgGGAGCTGCAGCGTCtccaggaggagagagagaggaaagaaaggcaggaggaggaggagaggaagatgagggaggaggaagagctgatgtggcagaggaggagagaggaggagaggaaggaggagaggaggcggCAGGAAGCTGCAGAGCAACAGCGCAGAGAGCGGGAGAGAGCCttcgagcagcagcagcagtg GGCTGATGGCTCCCATGGCTTTGCCAATGTCCAGTCGTCACTGTCCTTTACAGACAG GACAAAATCTAAATCATCTCCCCAGCttgatgaagaagaaaaacctcAGAGAAAAG GTGTGTATGTGCAGCCGGGGGGCATGGCTCACTGGCTGCTGGAAGAGCAGCTGAGGAGTGCACGTGACAAACAGGCCCAGAGTCAGCGGGCTGCATCAGAGCTAGAGACGGAGAGGAGAAACATCCTCAATGCCATGAGATACAGAGAGCCGGAAAGAG TGACGGGCAGTACATTGGGTGATAAAAGGAGTCAGCAGTCCGTGTCGCAGGCAGAGCAGGAGCGGCAGCAGATCCTGAACgagatgaagaagaagactccgtTGCTGATGGACAAAAGCTGGATCCGCGAGCGCTCCTCCACCACCAGCACGATCCAGGAGTCTGACGTGCCACCCATGCGCAG AGGTGAGTCTCTTGACAACTTGGACGCCTCATATAATTCCTGGCGCTCATCATGGACACCCAGAAGCAACTCTCACATCCCAAACTACACTCGGCCTCACTCTGCCCTCTCTGGCAGCACTTCCTTTTACGGTGGTGGGTTGGGGGCCCAGCGGCCCGGCTCCTCCACTctgccttcctcctcctccatggGCTCCCTCCGAGGTGGCGCAGGAACCCCCTCATCCCCTTGGTCCCGGCAGTCGCTATCCCCCTCACCCTCCTCTCCGTCACCCACCACCTCTCCAGAGCCCACATCTTCTGAGGCTGGCGCCCCCGAGCAACGGAGCAG GTCAGTGAGTGGCAGGAAAATCTGTACGTTCTGTGACACCGCACTGGGAAAGGGAGCAGCCATGATCATCGAGTCACTTGGGCTCTGTTATCATTTGGGCTGTTTTAAG TGTATCGACTGTAAGTCGGACCTGGGAGGATCGGAAGCCGGGGCTGAAGTCAGAATACGAAACAAGCAGCTGTACTGTAACACCTGCTACATGCGATTCAAAG ctggCCAGCCAACCTCTATGTGA